From one Trifolium pratense cultivar HEN17-A07 linkage group LG1, ARS_RC_1.1, whole genome shotgun sequence genomic stretch:
- the LOC123902785 gene encoding uncharacterized protein LOC123902785 encodes MAEELGREPTVDEVFLRTHIRKKGSTWVDLRSQNTYDSFQSNLNQASEGADESGSQMVDSATRLKLWAKSVGGKNRGRLYGVGDRSSNYRPGVSSLAPDNVPSMGCSQVSSHYSHEMATQLATLEERAKAAEDEVRNTREELRQAELKRQKEAQQSEQRAAEFQMQLIALTKSVAAMQAEPSRRRRRHPDYDGDESEDGSEDGSEDGSEEGSEDESEDNEEN; translated from the exons ATG GCTGAAGAGTTGGGTAGAGAACCCACAGTGGATGAGGTCTTTTTAAGAACTCACATTCGTAAGAAGGGCTCAACTTGGGTTGATCTTAGATCTCAAAACACTTAT GATAGTTTCCAAAGTAATTTGAATCAGGCCTCAGAAGGTGCAGATGAGAGTGGCTCCCAAATGGTCGACTCTGCGACTCGTTTAAAACTGTGGGCCAAATCTGTTGGGGGGAAAAATCGAGGACGTCTATATGGTGTAGGAGATAGGTCCTCGAATTATAGACCAGGTGTTTCAAGTCTCGCCCCAGACAATGTTCCATCTATGGGTTGCAGCCAAGTTTCATCCCATTATTCTCATGAGATGGCAACACAGTTGGCCACACTTGAGGAGCGAGCAAAGGCAGCAGAGGATGAGGTTCGGAATACAAGGGAGGAGCTTAGGCAAGCAGAGCTTAAGCGACAAAAGGAAGCTCAACAGTCAGAACAGCGTGCTGCAGAGTTCCAAATGCAGCTGATAGCGTTGACAAAAAGTGTAGCTGCCATGCAGGCCGAGCCCTCCCGTCGTCGACGTCGTCATCCAGATTATGATGGGGATGAGTCCGAGGATGGGTCCGAGGATGGATCCGAGGATGGATCCGAGGAAGGGTCTGAGGATGAATCCGAGGATAACGAGGAAAATTGA
- the LOC123902790 gene encoding uncharacterized protein LOC123902790, translating into MVGIPHSFTVPNIASENDSDFIANLGIGPSSSSSSTLTLTLDTLAEVEKVKEEDKNAAPERSTGKGFEEMSREKMRIRILFNEIQEMEKEKNRQIAKIEKQEAVPQKAIPDRHEAFISSLEELSREKMRIRILFKEIQEKEKEKNRQIAKIEKQEAVPQKREKLLGLTTISENDTLHSNAVSPRASFPPSGVKISPMLDHRWYNDASFVRFPLSSSSSLIIQGGDVSDWFIDGSTDAIVCPTYLRMPEGGGGANGAIHRAAGPDLARACQDVLEGRPGVRCPTGEAWITPGFLLPASHVIHCPTYNGDIHPAASLASAYRNSLRVAKDNNIQYIAFPAILFDAYGYPYEEAVAVAISTIREFQNDFKEVHFVHLKIDTYEIWVIKLYELMKLLNISVPLKVKMMIEMIQKNKSLVD; encoded by the exons ATGGTAGGTATCCCACACAGCTTCACAGTTCCTAACATCGCCTCTGAAAACGATTCCGATTTCATCGCTAATTTAGGAATCGgaccctcctcctcctcctcctcaacCCTAACCCTAACCCTAGACACCCTTGCCGAAGTCGAGAAGGTGAAAGAGGAAGATAAGAATGCTGCTCCTGAACGATCCACCGGAAAGGGTTTCGAGGAAATGTCTCGAGAGAAAATGAGAATCAGAATCCTATTCAATGAGATTCAAGAGATGGAGAAGGAGAAGAATAGGCAAATAGCCAAGATAGAAAAGCAAGAGGCTGTTCCCCAAAAGGCTATCCCCGACCGTCATGAAGCCTTCATTTCCAGTTTGGAGGAACTGTCTCGAGAGAAAATGAGAATCCGAATCCTATTCAAGGAGATTCAAGAGAAGGAGAAGGAGAAGAATAGGCAAATAGCCAAGATAGAAAAGCAAGAGGCTGTTCCCCAAAAGCGTGAGAAG TTGCTCGGCTTAACCACCATCTCCGAGAATGACACCTTGCATTCAAACGCCGTTAGCCCAAGAGCAAGTTTCCCTCCATCAGGAGTGAAGATTTCACCTATGCTTGATCATCGATGGTACAATGACGCCAGTTTTGTTCGCTTCCCATTATCCTCATCGAGCAGTTTAATCATTCAGGGAGGAGATGTTTCAGATTGGTTCATCGATGGTTCCACTGATGCAATT GTTTGTCCTACATATCTGAGAATGCCTGAAGGTGGTGGTGGTGCAAATGGAG CTATACATAGGGCTGCTGGTCCAGATCTTGCTAGAGCCTGCCAGGATGTACTAGAAGGTAGGCCCGGAGTTCGCTGCCCAACTGGGGAAGCATGGATCACACC AGGTTTCTTGCTGCCTGCTTCTCATGTTATTCATTGCCCAACCTACAATGGTGATATTCATCCTGCTGCCTCTCTGGCAAGTGCTTACAG GAATAGTTTAAGGGTTGCAAAAGACAACAACATTCAGTATATAGCATTTCCAGCCATATTATTTGATGCCTACGG ATATCCTTACGAGGAAGCTGTTGCTGTAGCAATTTCTACCATCAGAGAGTTCCAAAATGACTTTAAAGAG GTCCACTTTGTTCACTTGAAGATAGATACTTATGAAATTTGGGTAATTAAGTTATATGAATTGATGAAGCTGCTGAATATTAGTGTCCCCTTAAAAGTGAAAATGATGATTGAGATGATCCAAAAGAACAAAAGTTTGGTTGATTGA